In a single window of the Elaeis guineensis isolate ETL-2024a chromosome 4, EG11, whole genome shotgun sequence genome:
- the LOC105042961 gene encoding uncharacterized protein → MGRAPCCDKANVKKGPWSPEEDSKLKEFIEKYGTGGNWIALPHKAGLKRCGKSCRLRWLNYLRPNIKHGEFSDDEDRIICSLFASIGSRWSIIAAQLPGRTDNDIKNYWNTKLKKKLLGIAPSQRTPHQQPQQQKQLQQQLLFPSSSSSSHGSYYTSPIPPLPVLESLPPISQNALGTVPTTTFPTLLQGPPYQYQMMKESAHMIMFGSEQSCSSSDGSSTQISYGKEMDYNYIGRSGGAEQMGFESDLCAAGIEETHRWLLGGGGGGAQVERDYGLSRLWEEAPLEYNYEEIKQLLGSLNGYTNNGDRNLSLGDPTGSGVRGSFKSQGRVM, encoded by the exons ATGGGTAGGGCTCCATGCTGTGACAAGGCCAACGTGAAGAAGGGTCCTTGGTCTCCCGAGGAGGACTCCAAGCTTAAGGAGTTCATAGAGAAATATGGGACTGGTGGCAATTGGATTGCCCTCCCTCACAAGGCTG GGCTAAAGAGATGCGGGAAGAGTTGCAGGCTGAGATGGCTCAACTACCTGAGGCCTAACATAAAGCATGGGGAGTTCTCAGATGATGAGGACAGGATAATATGCAGCCTCTTTGCTAGTATCGGAAGCAG GTGGTCCATCATAGCTGCCCAGCTTCCAGGCAGGACAGATAATGATATCAAGAACTATTGGAACACCAAGCTTAAGAAGAAGCTCTTGGGGATTGCTCCTTCCCAAAGGACACCACATCAACAGCCACAACAACAGAAGcaacttcagcagcagcttctctTCCCATCATCATCCTCTTCCTCACACGGCAGCTACTACACCTCTCCAATTCCTCCCCTCCCAGTCCTTGAAAGCCTTCCCCCAATCTCCCAAAATGCCTTGGGCACTGTTCCTACCACCACTTTTCCCACTCTCTTACAAGGCCCACCTTATCAGTACCAGATGATGAAGGAGAGTGCTCATATGATCATGTTTGGAAGTGAGCAAAGCTGCAGCTCCTCTGATGGGAGCTCCACCCAAATCAGCTATGGGAAGGAGATGGACTACAACTATATTGGTCGAAGTGGTGGAGCGGAACAGATGGGCTTTGAGAGCGATCTCTGTGCTGCTGGTATTGAGGAGACCCACAGGTGGTTACTTGGAGGTGGGGGTGGTGGTGCTCAGGTGGAGAGGGATTATGGGCTGTCGCGTCTGTGGGAGGAAGCTCCATTAGAGTATAACTATGAGGAGATCAAGCAACTGCTCGGCTCTCTCAATGGGTACACCAACAACGGCGACCGCAATCTCTCTCTGGGTGACCCAACGGGCAGTGGAGTTAGGGGGAGCTTCAAATCCCAAGGAAGGGTCATGTAG